The DNA region ATGTCGGCGACACCGGCATCTGGACGCAAAACGCCGAGACGCTGATCGGCGGCGCCGGGTCCGGCAACGAGGTGAAGGACTTCGGCGTCAACGGGATCTGGATCGATGGGGACTACACCCAGAGCGTGACGGTCCGGGACACCTTCGTCTGGCAGGAAGATCCCTCCCTGCGGCACACGGGCAAGGGCATCGTGATCCGGAAGGAAACTAGAACCAACGCACGGGTCACCGCGACGCTGGAAGGCAACCGGGTGCAAGCGGTGGAGGTGGGGGGGCGGAGGCTGACCCGGACGTTACGTACTACCAGGACACCGCCGGCGATCTCCCTCCGCGCAAGGGATACGAGATCCTGAATCCGATGCCCGGCAACTGGTGGATTGTTGTAGACACGGGGACGGATGTGAATCCCGGCGAAGACGGCATCCTGACCAAGTCTACCTCACGGGCCGACGTGCGTTTGAAGTCCTGGTTCGATCCTGCCGACACGACCCTCGGCGCACCAGTCGTCCTTCTGGCTGAATTGCAGGATGGCGGTATTCCGCTGACCGGTGCGACAGCCTGGGCCACGATTACCGATCGGCAGGGTACCGAGCACGATGTTTTTCTCAAGGATGACGGTGGCCCGCCCGATACTGTCGCCGGTGACGGGGTATACAGCGGGAACTACATCTACACGTCCGTGTCGGGGATTCACTCGGCCGAGGTGCGGGCCGAGGGTTTCAGGCTCGACGGGCAGGATTTCCGCAGGACGAGCTACGCGCCGCTGAATGTGTCGAGCGACCGGATTTCCCTGGACGACATCTACTCTGATCGCCTCGTGGATACCGGAGGCACGGCTGCTGCGGATTTCCTGGAGATCGATGTGCAGGTGACAGTGCATCAGGCGGCTTCCTTTCATATCACGGGTACGCTCTCGGAGTCTCCCGCGGCCGCCGGCGAATTGGCCCATGCGACCACCGATGCGGGTGTCCTGGTCCCGGGGGTTCACCTGTTGACGCTCCGATTCGACGGGCCAACCATTCGCGCGTCGGGAGTCGATGGCCCCTACTGGCTTAGCCGGGTAGAGCTCGTCAATGTTGACGAAAACTACGCATCGTGCGACTCGAGAACGGACGCGTATGAGACGGGTCCCTATGCTGCCACGGACTTCGAATTTGGGGATCTCGACGAAGATGGAGTCGCCGACGACGCAGACAATTGTCCGCGAGTCTCCAACGCCGATCAGGGCGACCTGGACGGAGACGGCAGCGGCGACGCCTGCGACAACTGTCCGGCGGTGCCCAACGGTGACCAGGCCGATCGTGACGGGGATGGAGTCGGCGACGCGTGTGATGTCTGTCCGGAAACGCCGGATTCGGCCCAGGAGGATCGTGATGGCGACGGGACCGGGAACGCCTGCGACAGTGACGCCGACGCGGACGGGATTGCGAACGCGCAAGACTGCGATCCGCTCGACGACACGCGATGGTTCCAGCCGAGCGAGGTGACCGGACTGATCGTGCTGCAAGACAATCTGACGATCCGTTGGGATCCACAGACCGCCGATGACGGATCGATCGTGACCTACGACGCGATCAAGGGTGACGTGGCGGACCTCGAGGTGAGCGGACGATTCGACGACGCGCTGTGCTTGCTGCATCGGGGGTCGGCACCTGAGACCACCGATGACCATACGCCAGTGGCGGGCAAGGCGGTCTACTACCTTGCTCGCGCTCGTACCGGCTGCGCTGAAGGAACGTGGGGCCTTGACCGTTTCATCGACGCTTGTCCGTAGGAGCGATGGAAATGGAGGCGTCTTTACCAAGGAAAACCCAAAACCATGCACGGGTATAGAATGTCGCCAGGCCACGGAGCTTTTCAGGCGGGTTGGTGCCGCCCCGGTGGGGCCCTGCCCGTCGCCGGCCGGGAGGGGCGGTGGTGTTTTCTCTCCGCGGCCATGGGGCGCCGGGGGACGCCCGGCGTAGAAACCGCGGAGAAGGCGGGCGATGGGATCTTGGCGATAGTCGATCGGCTCCCTGGCGGCGGTGCTGGCGGTGTTCGCCGCCGGGGCAGCGGTCGAGGCGACCGGGCTCGAAAGGGGCGGGGAGGGGCTGCGGGGCCGTTGGGTGGAGGTCCTGCCCAAGGTTCTCCACGGCCCCCTGGTCAGCCCCGACGGCTGGCTCTGGGTGGCGATCACGCCTCGTAAGGTGTTGCGGACACGGTTGCCGCTCGATGAAACCCACCCCGACTGGCTGGAAGCGCGACTGCCCGGAGATCTCGAGGTCGTGGATCTCGCCACGATCCCCGGAGGAGACTTGCTCGTAGCCGCCATCAATGGGATCTCCGGGCGTAACGAACTGTGGGCCGTCGATGGCGATCACACCTCCTGGCGGCGGCTCCGCTCCCCTCTCCGCTATGGTATCCGGGACGTGGAGGTCGGGCCGGATGGCCTGTACTGGGTGATCGGCCACTGGCGGAACCTCTACCGGGGAGACGGCGAGCACTGGGTCAAGTTCGTGCCGCCGGTGGCGCTGCATGTGCAGAAAGTCGTGCCGCTCCCTGAAGGGGGCGTGTGGATCATCGCCGAATCCCGTTCGCTGTACGCGGTTGTGCTGTGGGATGGTGCGGCCTGGTCCATCCGCTGGCAGGGACCGGCGAGGCGGCTTTCGCCACTGTGGGTGGTGGGCCGGGACCTTGTGGTTTGCATGAATAGCGAGGTGGTGCGTATTCCCGCCGATCCCGTGGAAACTTCGGTCCGGCTCCCGGAATTCGACTCGCCTCCAGGTACCCGTTTCGCCGGCGGCAAGACCTACGGCTGGGGGTGGATCGTCGGCGACAGTGTGGTGGTCCACCAGGGGGCCGACGGGCGGCGCAGGATCTTTCGTACCGACCCCGCGGCCCTCACGGACGTCATGGATACCGGGGCCGATCAGCTTCTTGGCGTCGTCCAGGGCAGCGGCATGTTGCTTTTCGAAGAAACCGCCGCGGCTGAGGAAGGCGCTCGAAAATTCTCTCGCGTCGAGGTTTTCGGCGCGGTCCTCTTCGAGAGCGCGGTGGTAGCGCTGGGCGTGCTCCGCATCGCGGGACGGGAGTGGGTCTACGTGGTGGACGCCGAGGGCCCCAACGAATTGCGCAGCTTGCCGATGGTGACGGTCGAGCGACCGTTGGGCCAGGACGCCGGGTATCGGGAGGCTGCCGCGAGCCGTGGGATCGGCGGGGGTTACGGCGATGACCCCACCGAGGCGTACACCTATGACAGGTTCGCCCTGGCGGCGGATCTCGACGGGAACGGTGCGGAAGACGACGTGGTCCTCTTGCGTATGTACGAGGCCAATCGCCTTTTTCTCGCCGGGAGGGCGGGAAGCTTCCGTACGGTGTTCGACGCGGCGGTGGCGGGACGCATGCTCGACGATACCGTCGGG from Acidobacteriota bacterium includes:
- a CDS encoding thrombospondin type 3 repeat-containing protein, with product MPGNWWIVVDTGTDVNPGEDGILTKSTSRADVRLKSWFDPADTTLGAPVVLLAELQDGGIPLTGATAWATITDRQGTEHDVFLKDDGGPPDTVAGDGVYSGNYIYTSVSGIHSAEVRAEGFRLDGQDFRRTSYAPLNVSSDRISLDDIYSDRLVDTGGTAAADFLEIDVQVTVHQAASFHITGTLSESPAAAGELAHATTDAGVLVPGVHLLTLRFDGPTIRASGVDGPYWLSRVELVNVDENYASCDSRTDAYETGPYAATDFEFGDLDEDGVADDADNCPRVSNADQGDLDGDGSGDACDNCPAVPNGDQADRDGDGVGDACDVCPETPDSAQEDRDGDGTGNACDSDADADGIANAQDCDPLDDTRWFQPSEVTGLIVLQDNLTIRWDPQTADDGSIVTYDAIKGDVADLEVSGRFDDALCLLHRGSAPETTDDHTPVAGKAVYYLARARTGCAEGTWGLDRFIDACP